A genomic window from Thermodesulfitimonas autotrophica includes:
- a CDS encoding radical SAM/SPASM domain-containing protein, with protein MLSISKMLSGQEEVGDALRYHFRERPVGPVVVWNSTRACNLRCRHCYASATPGPAEGELTTAEAQRFIDGLAEANVPVLLFSGGEPLLRPDFFELVNYARERGIRPVISTNGTLITREVAQRIKEAGVGYVGISLDGLEELNDRMRAVKGAYKLALTGIKNCVAVGQRVGLRFTITRENYQDVAAIFDLVEQEEINRVCFYHLVTVGRGRNLREEDLDPATKRKVVDLIIERTADFVRRGLGKEILTVDNHADAVYIYLKLRQTNPARAEEVYAWLARTGGNRSGSGIGAVDWFGNVYPDQFTQNHPLGNVRERKFGEIWYDPQNELLNQLRNRKPLLKGRCGACRWLEICNGNFRARAEAVHNDFWAPDPGCYLTDEEIGVAG; from the coding sequence GTGCTTAGTATTTCGAAGATGCTTTCGGGCCAGGAAGAAGTGGGGGACGCGTTGCGCTACCACTTTCGGGAGCGCCCCGTTGGCCCGGTGGTAGTCTGGAACTCAACCCGGGCGTGCAACCTCCGCTGCCGGCACTGTTACGCGAGCGCTACGCCGGGGCCGGCGGAAGGGGAGCTCACAACGGCGGAGGCGCAGCGCTTCATCGACGGGTTGGCGGAGGCGAATGTCCCGGTACTGCTTTTCTCGGGCGGGGAGCCGCTGCTGCGGCCTGACTTTTTTGAACTGGTAAACTACGCGCGGGAGCGTGGTATCCGGCCCGTCATCTCGACTAACGGGACGCTCATCACGCGCGAGGTCGCCCAGAGGATCAAAGAAGCCGGTGTCGGCTACGTTGGTATCAGCCTTGACGGGCTGGAGGAGCTTAACGACCGGATGCGGGCGGTGAAAGGGGCCTATAAGCTCGCGCTTACGGGCATCAAGAACTGTGTGGCGGTAGGGCAGCGCGTCGGGCTGCGGTTTACGATTACCAGGGAAAATTACCAGGATGTCGCGGCGATTTTCGACCTGGTGGAACAGGAAGAGATAAACCGGGTCTGTTTCTATCACCTCGTGACGGTTGGTCGCGGCAGAAACCTGCGCGAAGAGGACCTGGACCCGGCGACGAAGCGTAAAGTTGTGGACCTCATCATCGAGCGGACGGCGGACTTTGTCCGGCGGGGGCTGGGAAAAGAGATTCTCACCGTTGATAACCACGCGGACGCGGTTTACATCTACCTGAAGCTGCGCCAGACGAATCCGGCACGGGCGGAAGAGGTTTACGCGTGGCTTGCGCGGACCGGCGGCAACCGGAGCGGCAGCGGTATCGGGGCGGTAGACTGGTTCGGAAACGTTTATCCCGACCAGTTCACCCAAAACCACCCCCTCGGCAACGTGCGGGAGCGGAAGTTCGGGGAGATTTGGTACGACCCGCAGAATGAGCTTTTAAACCAGCTTCGCAACCGCAAACCGCTCTTAAAGGGGCGTTGCGGCGCCTGCCGCTGGCTCGAAATCTGCAACGGCAACTTCCGGGCGCGGGCGGAGGCGGTGCACAACGATTTTTGGGCGCCTGACCCGGGTTGCTACCTGACCGATGAAGAGATAGGCGTAGCGGGATAG